Genomic DNA from Thermodesulfovibrionales bacterium:
GAAAGACCTCTGCATGTCCTGTCTCAGCTGCTTCAGGGTGTGCCCCTTTGACTCTCCCTACATCGGTGAGGACGGGAAGGTCGCTCACAATGAGGTTAAGTGCCACGGCTGCGGAATCTGTGCGGCGATCTGTCCTGCGAAGGCCTTCCAGGTAAACAACTTCCGGGATGACCAGATCCTTGCGATGATAGATGCTGCGGTCGAGTGCGAGCCGGGGGTCGTCGGGGGGTAAGCATGGGGCTATTGTTCGATATTGAGTTCGGAGGAGGAATAGAGAATGGATAAACTCGCGGAGAGGACCGCGGTGAAGGAAGTTCCCTCGGTGGAAAAACCGCGAGAGATACCGTCCGGTTGGGAACCGAACGTCCTTGCCTTTGCCTGTCATTTCTGTGCCTTTGCAGCGGCGGACCTGGCAGGGGTCATGCGGCTTTCCTACCCATCCAACGTGAAGATTATCCGGCTTCCCTGCACCGGAAAGCTCGATCACATCCACGTCCTCAGGGCCTTCGAGAGGGGCGTGGACGGCGTATTCGTTGCCGGCTGACTGAAAGGTCAATGTCATTACCTGGAGGGTAATCTGTACGCAGCGAGAAGGGTCGGCTATCTAAAGAATCTTTTATCCAAAGTCGGCATAGATCCCGAGCGCTTGGAGATGTATAACCTGTCAGCAGCGATGGGACCGAAATGGGCGGAGATCTGTACCGAGTTCACCGAAAGAATTCGGACGCTCGGACCTTCGCCGGTATGGGCAGCGGCATGCAAGAGCGAAGCAATGAAAAGGAGTGAGGAGCGATGATAGTAGGCGAGCAGAAGCCGTTCGATGAGATCTGGGAGATGGTCAGGAGCTTCAAGAAGGTCCTGGTCTTCGGCTGTAACACTTGTGTAGCCATATGCCATGCGGGCGGGGGCAAGGAAGCGGAGATCCTCGCTTCTCTGCTCCGTATGAAGGCCGTGCAGGAAGGCATGGATATGGAAATCAAGCATGCAGGCATAGAGAGGCATTGTGAGCCCGAGTTCTTTGAACCGCTGATGGAGGATGTCAGGACATACGACCTGGTGCTTTCGACCGCCTGCGGTGTCGGGGTCAATTTCCTTTCCGAGCGGATCGGCGATATCCCGGTTTATCCCGGAATCAACACCTCGTTCTACGGGGCCGTGCCGGCACCTGGTGTCTTCGAGGAGCTCTGCGCGGGCTGCGGTAATTGCATCCTCCACCTCACGGGCGGTATCTGCCCCGTTGCGCGCTGCTCCAAGACGCTCATGAACGGGCCCTGCGGCGGTACGAACAAGGGCAAGTGCGAGATCAGCCCTAACGTGGACTGCGCATGGTATCTCATCGTGGAAAGGATGAAAAGACTCGGAACGCTTGAGAAGCTCTCCGAGATCCAGCCGGCGCGCAACTGGTCGACTGCGCGGGACGGCGGTCCGCGAAGGGTCTCGCTTGAGCACATTCGTGAGTACGAGGATCAGGAAGCGCAGAAGTCCGAGACAGCCGGAGGTAAGAAATAATGAAGAGCGGAAGCAATCTGGAAAAAGTAATCGCGAGCGGACAGCCTGCAGTGACGGCCGAGTTAGGCCCTCCCATGAGCGCCGATGCCCACGAAGTTATTAAAAAGGCAAACATTCTTAAGGGACACTGTGACGCCGCAAACATCACCGACTGCCAGACAGCGGTAGTCCGCATTTCGAGTATCGCCGCAGCGGTATTGGCGTTGCGGGAAGGCCTTGAGCCGGTCATGCAGATGACCTGCCGGGATCGGAACCGCATCGCCATGCAGGCAGACCTGCTCGGTGCTTCCGCGCTTGGACTCAAGAACTGTCTCTGTATCGCCGGTGACCATCAGTCCTTTAGCGCCGCAGGAAGGTTGAAAGGACATCCCGGAGCGAAAAACGTCTATGATGTCGACACCTGCCAGCTCGTCGGCATTCTCAAGAAGATGCGTGATGAGGGGAAACAGGAGGGCGGTGATCCTCTCGAAGTAGCCCCGAAGTTCTTTGTGGGCGCCTCCTGGACACCCATGGGCGAACCGATAGACTTCAGGCCGATCAACCTCCTGAAAAAGGTGAACGCAGGCGCTGATTTTATTCAAACACAGGGCATCTACGATATCGAAGGCTTCCGCTCCCAGATGGAGAAGATCAGGAATATGGGACTCCACGAGCGCACGGCTATCCTCGGCGGCATCATCGTACCGAAGAGTGCGATGATGCTCAAATATATGGACTCCTCCGTGGCAGGCGTTTCTGTACCGAAGGCGCTCATCGACCGGATGAACAAGGCGAAAGAGACCGCAGGAGACGACAAGAAGAAGGCGAAGGAATTGCAGGAGGCGGAAGGGATCAAGATAGCGGTCGAACTCATCCGCCAGGTACTCGAAATCCCCGGAATAAAGGGTGTCCA
This window encodes:
- a CDS encoding hydrogenase iron-sulfur subunit, whose amino-acid sequence is MPSGWEPNVLAFACHFCAFAAADLAGVMRLSYPSNVKIIRLPCTGKLDHIHVLRAFERGVDGVFVAGULKGQCHYLEGNLYAARRVGYLKNLLSKVGIDPERLEMYNLSAAMGPKWAEICTEFTERIRTLGPSPVWAAACKSEAMKRSEER
- a CDS encoding methylenetetrahydrofolate reductase C-terminal domain-containing protein; translation: MIVGEQKPFDEIWEMVRSFKKVLVFGCNTCVAICHAGGGKEAEILASLLRMKAVQEGMDMEIKHAGIERHCEPEFFEPLMEDVRTYDLVLSTACGVGVNFLSERIGDIPVYPGINTSFYGAVPAPGVFEELCAGCGNCILHLTGGICPVARCSKTLMNGPCGGTNKGKCEISPNVDCAWYLIVERMKRLGTLEKLSEIQPARNWSTARDGGPRRVSLEHIREYEDQEAQKSETAGGKK
- a CDS encoding methylenetetrahydrofolate reductase — translated: MKSGSNLEKVIASGQPAVTAELGPPMSADAHEVIKKANILKGHCDAANITDCQTAVVRISSIAAAVLALREGLEPVMQMTCRDRNRIAMQADLLGASALGLKNCLCIAGDHQSFSAAGRLKGHPGAKNVYDVDTCQLVGILKKMRDEGKQEGGDPLEVAPKFFVGASWTPMGEPIDFRPINLLKKVNAGADFIQTQGIYDIEGFRSQMEKIRNMGLHERTAILGGIIVPKSAMMLKYMDSSVAGVSVPKALIDRMNKAKETAGDDKKKAKELQEAEGIKIAVELIRQVLEIPGIKGVHIQAIEWETAMPEIVKAAGLYPRPAIP